From a single Oceaniferula flava genomic region:
- the rplQ gene encoding 50S ribosomal protein L17, giving the protein MRHRKKTVKLQRDAAHRRSLLANLACSLIEHGRIRTTLAKAKALRPVAEKMVTLAKRGDIHARRQAVAFLRQKDVVAKLFSEIAPVCEDRQGGYCRITKLGARTSDSAPMAYIEWTDIEDLAVAATEDDE; this is encoded by the coding sequence ATGAGACACAGAAAAAAGACTGTCAAACTTCAACGCGACGCCGCACACCGTCGTTCACTGCTTGCTAACCTTGCTTGCAGCCTGATCGAACACGGCCGCATCCGCACCACCCTCGCTAAAGCCAAGGCTCTCCGCCCAGTGGCTGAAAAAATGGTGACCCTCGCCAAACGCGGCGACATCCACGCTCGCCGTCAGGCGGTGGCTTTCCTCCGTCAGAAAGACGTGGTGGCCAAGCTGTTCAGCGAAATCGCCCCAGTCTGCGAAGACCGCCAGGGTGGTTACTGCCGGATCACCAAGCTCGGTGCACGCACCAGTGACTCCGCTCCGATGGCATACATCGAGTGGACCGACATCGAAGACCTCGCTGTCGCCGCCACTGAAGACGATGAGTAG
- a CDS encoding DNA-directed RNA polymerase subunit alpha, translating to MSEETNNTIETTEEETSTAFKLDRFELPSRLTKNEDTESETYAQFTAEPFEGGYGHTIGNSLRRVLLSSLEGAAITSVRIAGVQHEFSSLPGCVEDVTDVILNLKKVKFKHHGKEPRVLTIKLEKEGVITAADINDDNMYEVVNKDQIICHLDRKVKFDCEFEVKVGRGFNTGDENKRKDMPIGVIAIDSIFSPVVRVKYAVEATRVGQMTDYDKLVLDVWTDGRVDPSDALLQASAILRHHLDVFVNYDENAVDFEEAPAEQSEENAALKKLLNMSVNEIELSVRAANCLNNANITTVGQLATKTEAEMLKYRNFGKKSLNEIKEKLVELGLGLGMNIDPSLLTGSLPSVAAPRLGAEEEAPVGLADLIAQNLND from the coding sequence ATGTCTGAAGAAACAAATAATACCATTGAAACCACAGAAGAAGAAACAAGCACAGCATTCAAGCTGGACCGTTTCGAACTCCCAAGCCGCCTGACCAAAAACGAGGACACTGAGTCCGAGACCTACGCCCAGTTCACCGCTGAGCCATTTGAAGGTGGTTATGGTCACACCATCGGTAACTCACTGCGCCGTGTGCTGCTTTCCTCCCTCGAGGGTGCCGCCATCACGTCCGTGCGTATCGCCGGTGTTCAACACGAATTTTCCAGCCTCCCAGGCTGCGTGGAAGATGTCACCGACGTCATCCTCAACCTCAAGAAGGTTAAGTTCAAACACCATGGCAAAGAGCCTCGCGTTCTGACCATCAAGTTGGAAAAAGAAGGCGTCATCACCGCTGCCGACATCAACGACGACAACATGTATGAGGTGGTCAACAAAGACCAAATCATCTGTCACCTTGACCGCAAGGTGAAGTTTGACTGCGAATTCGAAGTCAAAGTCGGCCGTGGATTCAACACTGGCGACGAAAACAAGCGTAAGGACATGCCCATCGGCGTCATCGCGATTGACTCCATCTTCTCACCCGTCGTCCGCGTGAAATACGCCGTCGAAGCCACTCGTGTGGGTCAAATGACCGATTACGATAAATTGGTTCTCGACGTCTGGACCGACGGTCGCGTCGACCCATCCGATGCCCTGCTGCAAGCGTCTGCCATCCTTCGTCACCACCTCGACGTCTTCGTCAACTACGATGAAAACGCCGTCGACTTCGAAGAAGCACCTGCCGAGCAGAGCGAAGAGAACGCCGCTCTCAAGAAACTGCTCAACATGAGCGTCAACGAGATCGAACTCTCCGTCCGTGCCGCCAACTGCCTCAACAACGCGAACATCACCACCGTTGGACAGCTGGCCACCAAGACTGAAGCAGAAATGCTCAAATACCGTAACTTCGGTAAGAAGTCGCTCAACGAGATCAAAGAAAAGCTCGTCGAACTCGGCCTTGGCCTCGGCATGAACATCGATCCTTCCCTGCTCACCGGCTCGCTGCCATCCGTGGCCGCTCCTCGCCTCGGTGCAGAAGAAGAAGCTCCTGTCGGCCTCGCTGACCTTATCGCCCAAAACCTTAATGATTAA
- a CDS encoding NfeD family protein, whose product MRLTSSPISQTFLVRLLFAALMLTSFTTAASAEKRVFGKSDEESFAGKVVVIEVGEKDLINKHAFKFWRRVIERVNAEEAQAVVFDLNTPGGLAMDTADLIMVQLQKLKVPSYAFVNQKALSAGALVASGTDGIYMHPVSAIGAAALVNGNGTEIDEVMRSKIESAFDAYVRAVAESKERNADVLRAMMFREKEFEFGDIKVEKGELLSLTASEAAREFEGKPLLAKGIVKSIDELLEKEGLSEYEVIIAEPSGMEKIAYWVTAMSAVLILVGIGGAYLEMKTPGFGLGGGISLLAFGLFFFGNYLAGNMAGYGLMVLFVIGVILVIVELFVIPGTLVAGIVGGVLILVSLFMAMIDGYAFEDNSVRGWDTAQSWDFINGPSLALAIGLIGSVVLVLLMMKFLPSVPLFNRLVMTRELVKGSGMEVSPDSSEHIGLRGKAITDLRPAGKGVFEGKVLDVTAANGFIESGQEIVILSEDGLRILVQELK is encoded by the coding sequence ATGAGACTTACTTCCTCCCCGATTTCTCAAACATTTCTCGTTCGCTTGCTTTTTGCCGCGCTGATGCTGACGTCGTTCACCACGGCGGCCAGTGCTGAGAAGCGTGTTTTTGGTAAGTCCGATGAAGAAAGCTTCGCCGGCAAGGTGGTGGTGATCGAGGTGGGTGAGAAGGACCTGATCAATAAACACGCGTTCAAATTCTGGCGCCGCGTGATTGAGCGGGTGAATGCGGAAGAGGCGCAGGCCGTGGTGTTTGATCTGAATACACCGGGTGGCCTGGCGATGGATACGGCGGATTTGATCATGGTGCAGCTGCAGAAGCTCAAGGTGCCTTCCTATGCCTTCGTCAATCAGAAGGCGCTCAGTGCCGGTGCGCTAGTGGCCTCCGGCACCGATGGAATTTACATGCATCCGGTGTCCGCCATCGGAGCGGCGGCCCTGGTTAATGGCAATGGCACAGAAATCGACGAAGTGATGCGCTCGAAGATTGAGTCCGCCTTCGATGCCTATGTGCGCGCCGTGGCCGAAAGTAAGGAGCGCAATGCGGATGTCCTGCGGGCGATGATGTTTCGCGAGAAGGAGTTCGAATTTGGAGATATCAAGGTGGAAAAAGGTGAGCTGCTTAGTCTGACGGCCTCCGAGGCAGCGCGAGAGTTTGAAGGCAAGCCCTTGCTGGCTAAGGGGATTGTGAAGTCCATCGACGAGCTTTTGGAAAAGGAAGGCCTCTCCGAGTATGAGGTCATCATAGCAGAGCCTTCCGGCATGGAGAAAATCGCATACTGGGTCACGGCAATGTCGGCTGTTCTTATTCTGGTCGGCATCGGCGGTGCTTATCTGGAGATGAAGACACCTGGATTCGGTCTGGGCGGAGGCATCTCTCTGCTTGCCTTTGGCTTGTTTTTCTTCGGCAACTACCTGGCTGGAAATATGGCAGGCTACGGGCTGATGGTGCTCTTTGTCATTGGGGTGATCCTGGTGATTGTGGAGCTGTTTGTTATTCCCGGAACCTTGGTGGCGGGAATTGTCGGTGGCGTTTTGATTTTGGTGTCTCTGTTTATGGCCATGATCGATGGTTACGCGTTTGAAGACAATAGCGTGCGAGGCTGGGACACGGCACAATCGTGGGATTTTATCAACGGACCTTCGCTGGCTCTGGCTATTGGCTTGATCGGCTCGGTGGTGCTGGTGCTGCTGATGATGAAATTTCTGCCTTCGGTGCCTTTGTTCAATCGTTTGGTGATGACTCGTGAGTTGGTAAAAGGGTCCGGGATGGAGGTTTCCCCGGATAGCTCGGAGCACATTGGCCTGCGCGGCAAGGCGATTACGGACCTTCGCCCTGCTGGTAAGGGGGTGTTCGAAGGCAAGGTGCTGGATGTTACCGCAGCCAACGGCTTTATAGAATCCGGGCAAGAAATTGTAATTCTCTCCGAAGACGGCCTTCGTATCCTCGTGCAGGAGCTGAAGTAA
- a CDS encoding DUF3592 domain-containing protein, which yields MELLVDTIAILVGAACLVLTGWHEWFWWRRSSWIKTSGTVSAIDLQGADMNKHPRITFQHEGKVQEFTSQYGGSTCPEAGECVTVLYDPETLKAEHFTLGNRLLFTLAPLAFGLMFTAIGVVGITPLEEKDAEPEAQRIQQEGLEQIPR from the coding sequence ATGGAGCTGCTGGTCGATACCATCGCCATCCTGGTAGGAGCCGCCTGTCTGGTTCTGACAGGCTGGCATGAATGGTTCTGGTGGCGACGCTCCTCCTGGATCAAAACATCCGGCACCGTGAGCGCCATCGACCTCCAAGGGGCCGATATGAACAAGCACCCTCGAATCACCTTTCAACATGAGGGGAAAGTTCAAGAGTTCACCTCCCAATACGGAGGCTCCACTTGCCCAGAGGCCGGCGAATGCGTCACCGTTCTCTATGATCCTGAAACGCTCAAAGCCGAACATTTCACCTTAGGAAACAGACTCCTGTTCACCCTAGCCCCCTTGGCCTTCGGGCTGATGTTCACAGCCATCGGGGTGGTAGGCATCACACCATTGGAAGAAAAGGATGCCGAGCCAGAGGCCCAGCGTATCCAGCAGGAAGGATTAGAGCAAATCCCACGGTGA
- a CDS encoding Na/Pi cotransporter family protein, with translation MTYTPVLAASPFWGALLTILTILGSLGIFLYGMKVMSEGIQKAAGGGMRKALATLTHNRVSSVFTGFFTTSLVQSSSATTVLVVSFVNAGLLTLVESIGVIMGANLGTTITAWLVAWIGKFSISKVALPIIGIGLPLFFVGKEKIKAIGESLIGFGLLFTGLAALKNAVPDLKSGVAENAHLQEQVINVIDFLNGFGPGSTVLFLIAGIILTVVVQSSSAAMAITITCAWNGWFGTDPLEAFHISAAVVMGENIGTTVTAWLASIGTSVNAKRAARAHFLFNVVGTIWAILAFGILIPFVWGLVDLFPKEIVEIKTGKGEVDNPLTVVAFAVALFHTMFNLLNIFLLVWFVPQIANLVQKWVKDPSEQTTQEQHHLRYISQTLVDLGELNIAEAENAIRTMSEQCVKMFNGFIDVFEHPKDDMSEQVKALKQIEDEADIMMQEITEYLVRCSSKDIGTQHASRIAGMLRITQELEECVDCIYRLVKLNERRYKKNRQFSPDQIESLREYAGNTAQFIQFADAHLLQSISDEQMNKAEEIKSTSIAMRKKLNKSAMKRMADGDVRLEMINIDINNHFEAIANHVLHVVQAGQSMHQSE, from the coding sequence ATGACTTACACACCCGTTCTTGCTGCTAGCCCTTTCTGGGGCGCTTTACTTACGATCCTTACCATCTTAGGGTCATTAGGGATCTTCCTCTACGGCATGAAAGTCATGTCCGAAGGCATCCAGAAGGCTGCCGGTGGAGGCATGCGAAAGGCCCTTGCGACGCTCACTCACAACCGTGTGAGTTCGGTGTTTACCGGCTTTTTCACCACCTCGCTGGTGCAATCATCCTCCGCCACCACCGTGCTGGTGGTGAGCTTTGTGAACGCGGGCCTGCTGACCTTGGTCGAATCCATCGGGGTGATCATGGGCGCTAACTTGGGAACGACCATCACCGCCTGGCTGGTGGCCTGGATCGGAAAGTTCAGTATTTCCAAAGTTGCCCTGCCGATCATCGGCATTGGCCTCCCATTGTTCTTTGTAGGCAAAGAAAAAATCAAAGCCATCGGTGAGTCACTGATCGGTTTCGGCCTCCTGTTCACCGGTCTGGCGGCCTTGAAAAATGCGGTGCCTGATCTGAAAAGCGGTGTCGCCGAGAACGCCCACTTGCAAGAACAGGTCATTAACGTCATCGATTTCCTGAACGGCTTCGGCCCCGGCTCCACCGTGCTGTTTCTGATCGCCGGGATCATCCTGACGGTGGTGGTGCAGTCATCCTCCGCCGCCATGGCCATCACCATCACCTGTGCGTGGAATGGCTGGTTCGGCACAGATCCTCTGGAAGCCTTCCACATCTCCGCCGCCGTGGTGATGGGTGAGAACATCGGCACCACCGTGACCGCCTGGCTGGCCTCCATCGGCACCAGCGTCAATGCCAAGCGCGCTGCCCGCGCTCACTTCCTGTTCAATGTGGTGGGCACCATCTGGGCGATCCTGGCCTTTGGCATCCTCATCCCCTTTGTCTGGGGACTGGTGGATCTTTTCCCCAAGGAAATTGTGGAAATCAAAACTGGCAAGGGTGAAGTGGACAATCCCCTCACCGTGGTTGCCTTTGCTGTGGCCCTGTTCCACACGATGTTCAACCTGCTGAATATTTTCCTACTGGTGTGGTTCGTGCCACAAATCGCCAACCTCGTGCAAAAATGGGTCAAGGACCCGAGCGAGCAAACCACCCAAGAACAGCACCACCTGCGTTACATCTCCCAAACCCTGGTTGACTTGGGCGAACTCAACATCGCCGAGGCGGAAAATGCCATCCGCACCATGTCCGAGCAGTGCGTGAAGATGTTCAATGGCTTCATCGACGTCTTCGAACACCCGAAGGATGACATGTCCGAGCAGGTCAAGGCGCTGAAACAGATCGAGGATGAGGCTGATATCATGATGCAGGAAATCACCGAGTATCTGGTGCGCTGCTCCTCCAAGGACATCGGCACCCAGCACGCCTCACGCATCGCCGGCATGCTGCGCATCACCCAGGAACTGGAGGAGTGCGTCGATTGCATCTACCGCCTGGTGAAACTAAACGAGCGCCGCTACAAGAAGAACCGCCAGTTTTCTCCGGATCAAATCGAATCCCTGCGCGAATACGCCGGCAACACCGCCCAGTTTATCCAATTTGCCGACGCCCACCTGCTACAAAGCATCAGCGATGAGCAGATGAACAAGGCGGAAGAAATCAAGAGCACATCCATCGCCATGCGTAAGAAGCTCAACAAGAGCGCCATGAAACGCATGGCTGACGGCGATGTCCGACTGGAGATGATCAACATCGACATCAACAACCACTTCGAAGCGATCGCCAATCACGTGCTCCACGTCGTCCAAGCCGGACAATCCATGCACCAGAGCGAATAG
- a CDS encoding NAD(P)-dependent oxidoreductase codes for MTTPADTTIAVFGLGIIGSRSADQLKQHGFSVKTWNRSPKDREDSVSSPQEAATGADFLAFYLKDGQAMREVFGAIQDTLQPQQTVLNHSTIDLETTQWLAAQCEEIGCRFLDCPFTGSKVAAGQGQLVYFVGGDQAVLDHSRQVLEATSKEIKLIGPVGSATVIKIATNLISASTVQALSEALAITTANGIQPEVLTESVASNVCGSILAAMKLPTMASGDFDTHFSLENMLKDSRFALELADRAGIETPGIAATSAAMEDGCKKGNASLDFSALYKAYHTT; via the coding sequence ATGACTACACCTGCAGACACCACCATCGCCGTGTTCGGACTCGGTATCATCGGCTCCCGCAGCGCCGATCAGCTGAAACAACACGGATTTTCCGTCAAAACCTGGAACCGCAGCCCGAAAGACCGGGAGGACAGCGTAAGCTCGCCCCAAGAGGCTGCCACCGGAGCAGACTTTCTCGCCTTTTACCTTAAGGACGGCCAAGCCATGCGCGAGGTCTTCGGCGCGATTCAAGACACGCTGCAGCCACAACAAACGGTGCTGAACCACTCGACCATTGACCTCGAAACCACCCAGTGGCTGGCGGCGCAGTGTGAGGAAATCGGCTGCCGATTTCTCGATTGCCCATTCACAGGGAGCAAGGTCGCCGCAGGTCAGGGGCAGCTGGTTTACTTTGTCGGGGGAGATCAGGCAGTGCTCGACCACTCCCGCCAAGTGCTCGAAGCCACCTCGAAGGAAATCAAACTCATCGGCCCGGTAGGCAGCGCCACGGTGATCAAGATCGCGACCAATCTGATCTCAGCGAGCACCGTGCAGGCGCTCTCCGAAGCTCTTGCCATCACCACCGCCAACGGCATCCAGCCGGAGGTGCTGACGGAGTCGGTGGCCTCGAACGTCTGTGGCTCGATCCTCGCTGCTATGAAACTCCCCACCATGGCGAGTGGCGATTTCGACACACACTTTTCGCTCGAAAATATGCTCAAGGACAGCCGATTTGCGCTCGAGCTGGCCGACCGGGCTGGGATCGAAACGCCGGGAATCGCCGCTACATCAGCCGCCATGGAAGACGGCTGCAAAAAAGGCAACGCCTCCCTTGACTTCTCAGCCCTCTACAAGGCATATCATACAACGTAG
- a CDS encoding pyridoxine 5'-phosphate synthase: MSILLGVNIDHIATLRQARYSDMLDSPNAEPSPLQGAFDAKAGGADSITIHVRGDRRHMQEQDAFEIREKIDLPLNFEMGNTAEMVAMALKLKPDFVCLVPETREEVTTEGGLDVDGLYDSLELTVSTLQAEGIKVSMFIDPDANQVEASARIGAEMIELHTGCFANAFGDERKSETERLRAAAELGHSLGLQVNAGHGINLQNLPELMTVPHLAELNIGHTLIASSVRIGLTAAVLEMRQAIDSNAS; encoded by the coding sequence ATGAGCATACTACTTGGTGTTAATATCGACCACATCGCCACCCTGCGTCAGGCGCGCTACTCCGACATGCTGGACTCGCCCAATGCGGAGCCCAGTCCACTGCAAGGAGCTTTTGATGCCAAAGCCGGCGGTGCGGATTCCATCACCATTCACGTCCGCGGCGATCGTCGTCACATGCAGGAGCAGGATGCTTTTGAAATTCGTGAGAAAATCGATCTGCCACTGAACTTCGAGATGGGTAACACCGCTGAAATGGTCGCCATGGCCTTGAAGCTGAAGCCGGATTTCGTCTGTCTGGTGCCGGAAACCCGCGAGGAGGTCACCACCGAGGGTGGATTGGACGTCGATGGCCTTTACGATAGCTTGGAGCTCACCGTTTCCACGCTGCAGGCGGAGGGGATCAAGGTCAGCATGTTCATCGATCCGGATGCCAACCAGGTGGAAGCTTCCGCCCGTATCGGAGCCGAGATGATCGAGCTGCACACCGGCTGCTTTGCCAATGCCTTTGGCGATGAGCGGAAAAGTGAAACCGAGCGCCTCCGTGCGGCCGCCGAGCTGGGGCACTCTCTCGGGCTGCAGGTGAATGCAGGGCACGGGATCAATCTGCAGAATTTGCCGGAGCTCATGACTGTGCCTCATTTGGCGGAGCTCAACATCGGCCACACACTGATCGCCTCATCCGTGCGTATCGGACTGACTGCGGCAGTGCTGGAAATGCGTCAAGCGATCGATTCCAACGCGTCATGA
- the acpS gene encoding holo-ACP synthase gives MNIYGIGIDVVEVERIGSSMAEFGDRFADRVFTAPERDYCERQKRPEIHYAARFAAKEAVAKALGTGIGKDLAWLDMEVRRRDSGEPEVFLSGDGAKFAEKIKLAQIKISLTHAQHYAAANAVVLVE, from the coding sequence ATGAACATCTACGGCATTGGGATCGATGTGGTCGAGGTGGAGCGGATTGGCTCCTCCATGGCGGAGTTTGGCGATCGCTTTGCCGATCGCGTGTTCACCGCGCCCGAGCGCGATTACTGCGAGCGTCAGAAGCGTCCGGAAATCCACTACGCGGCACGCTTTGCGGCTAAAGAAGCCGTGGCCAAGGCGCTGGGCACAGGCATCGGTAAAGATCTCGCCTGGCTGGATATGGAAGTCCGCCGTCGCGACAGCGGAGAGCCTGAGGTTTTCCTCTCAGGCGATGGAGCCAAGTTTGCCGAAAAAATCAAACTGGCTCAGATTAAGATCAGCCTCACTCACGCCCAGCACTACGCCGCGGCGAACGCCGTCGTGCTGGTGGAGTAG
- a CDS encoding ThuA domain-containing protein gives MKTTVLCLMSVLSLSAVGSAKMKALIIDGQNNHDVWPKSTIMMKQYLEDTGLFEVKVIRSKFTWKGNREKEFLPLADAGETQNLPKSKPDPNFNPKFSDYDVVVSNFGWGASTWPKATQDAFVKYMKEGGGFVSVHAADNSFGKWEEYNKMIGLGGWDGRTEKDGPYVYYDNDGKLVRDTSPGKAGSHGAQHNVPVTIRVPDHPITKGMPKHWITAKDECYAKLRGPAQNMTILATGKDMTKRAPTNRHEPILMVLDYHKGRVFHTTLGHDDYSFEGVGFITTFTRGVEWAASGKVTLPIPEDFPTAEKSSHRKFELKAPAKAK, from the coding sequence ATGAAAACAACCGTCCTCTGCCTGATGTCCGTCTTATCGCTCTCCGCGGTGGGAAGTGCGAAAATGAAAGCCCTGATCATCGACGGGCAAAACAACCATGATGTGTGGCCAAAATCCACCATCATGATGAAACAGTATCTCGAAGACACCGGCCTGTTCGAGGTCAAGGTGATCCGCTCCAAGTTCACCTGGAAAGGCAATCGCGAGAAGGAGTTCTTGCCACTGGCTGACGCTGGCGAGACCCAGAATCTGCCCAAATCGAAGCCCGATCCGAATTTCAACCCGAAGTTCTCCGACTACGATGTGGTCGTCTCCAACTTCGGCTGGGGCGCCAGCACCTGGCCCAAAGCCACCCAAGATGCCTTTGTGAAATACATGAAAGAAGGCGGCGGATTCGTCTCCGTGCACGCCGCGGATAACTCCTTCGGCAAATGGGAAGAGTATAACAAAATGATCGGTCTCGGCGGCTGGGACGGTCGGACCGAAAAGGACGGGCCCTACGTTTACTACGATAACGATGGCAAACTGGTGCGCGACACCTCACCGGGCAAAGCAGGCTCCCACGGTGCCCAGCACAACGTCCCTGTGACCATTCGCGTTCCGGATCATCCGATCACCAAGGGCATGCCCAAGCACTGGATCACCGCCAAGGACGAATGCTACGCCAAACTGCGCGGACCAGCACAGAACATGACCATCCTCGCCACCGGCAAGGACATGACAAAAAGAGCCCCGACCAATCGTCACGAGCCCATCCTGATGGTTCTCGATTACCACAAGGGTCGCGTCTTCCACACCACCTTGGGTCACGATGACTACTCCTTCGAAGGTGTCGGCTTCATCACCACCTTCACCCGCGGTGTCGAGTGGGCAGCCTCTGGAAAAGTGACGCTCCCCATCCCTGAGGACTTCCCCACCGCTGAGAAGAGCTCTCACCGTAAGTTCGAGCTTAAAGCTCCTGCCAAAGCCAAGTAA
- a CDS encoding low molecular weight protein tyrosine phosphatase family protein codes for MPPIRVLFVCAKNQWRSPTAAAIYQNDARLTVRSAGLSPQSRCVVSAKLLAWADLVMVMENRHAARLRERFRAEMELPEIVSLDIPDDFPFMDATLIDLLRSAVEIQLDDWLAS; via the coding sequence ATGCCCCCGATTCGTGTCCTCTTCGTCTGCGCCAAGAACCAGTGGCGTAGCCCCACGGCTGCGGCGATCTACCAGAATGATGCCAGGCTGACAGTGCGCTCGGCCGGACTCAGTCCGCAGAGCCGCTGCGTGGTCTCGGCCAAGCTGCTCGCCTGGGCCGACTTGGTGATGGTCATGGAGAACCGTCACGCGGCCAGACTGCGCGAGCGGTTCCGCGCCGAGATGGAATTGCCGGAAATCGTCTCACTCGATATCCCCGATGATTTCCCCTTCATGGACGCCACCTTGATCGACTTGCTGCGTTCTGCGGTGGAAATCCAGTTAGACGATTGGCTGGCGTCCTGA